A single genomic interval of Lucilia cuprina isolate Lc7/37 chromosome 2, ASM2204524v1, whole genome shotgun sequence harbors:
- the LOC124420833 gene encoding uncharacterized protein LOC124420833: protein MRVNPPNIQQLASAKLVTNTAPATTANEVTIPVPIVNNEGTYAYITVKGSLHDRSCSVFGLNDTEIQALWKRFENSVKPVVNGVMVLASHLVMINTLAQLSYKVVCSCGKAEICWTMQCEI, encoded by the exons atgcg TGTTAATCCTCCAAATATACAACAACTTGCATCTGCAAAATTGGTAACAAATACAGCCCCAGCTACTACAGCTAATGAAGTTACTATTCCTGTACCCATTGTAAATAACGAAGGCACTTATGCTTATATAACTGTTAAAGGTTCTTTACATGATcgttcttgttctgtttttgGTTTGAATGACACCGAAATACAGGCGCTATGGAAACGTTTCGAAAACAGTGTTAAACCCGTGGTGAATGGTGTTATGGTATTAGCCTCTCATCTTGTTATGATAAATACCTTGGCACAATTGAGCTATAAAGTTGTTTGCAGTTGTGGAAAAGCTGAAATCTGTTGGACTATGCaatgtgaaatctaa